The genomic window CGATCTCACCCGTTCCGCTCGCGCAGGCAGCGGGTTTCGACCCGGTTCTCGTGCAGGAGCTCGCCGCGCTCGCGGCGGCCGAGGCTCGCTCCGGCGGGGTGACCTGGACCTTCTCGCCCATGGCCGACATCTCGCGCGATCCCCGGTGGGGACGCGTCGTGGAGGGCTTCGGGGAGGATGTCCACCTGACGAACTCGATGGTTCGGGCGATGGTGCGGGGCTACCAGCGCGACGGTCTCGCCTCGCCCGGTTCGGTCGCGTCGACCGCCAAGCACTACGTCGCGTACGGCGCGCCCCAGGGCGGTCGCGACTACGACGGCGTGGATGTGTCGGAGCACCAGCTGCGCAACGTCTTCCTCGAGCCGTTCCGCGCCGCGGTCGACGAGGGCGTCACCGCCGTCATGGCGGCCTTCAACACCGTGGCCGGCGTCCCGATGCACCTCAATCGACGCCTGCTGACCGGTGTGCTGAAGAATGAATGGGGCTTCGCCGGAATCGTCGTCGGCGATGCCGACGGAGTGCGCAACCTCCTTCCGCATCGCGTCGCCGCCGACGAGGCTGACGCCGTGCGCCTCGCCTACGAGGCGGGACTCGACCTCGAGATGGGCGGCGTGCCCGCAGCCCTCTCCGACGCAGAACGCTCCCTCATCGACGGCGCTCGGCTCGACGACGCCGTCGCGCGAGTCCTGGCACTCAAGGAGCGCCTCGGACTGTTCGACGATCCCTATGTCGACGAAGGCGCCGAGATCACCGAGCCGACCGCAGACGGTCGGCGGCTCGTGCGCCGCGCCGCCGCGCGCGCATGCGTCCTGCTTCGCAACGACGGCACCCTCCCCCTCGCCTCCCCACGGCGAGTGCTCCTGACCGGTCCGTACGCCGACTCCACCGACCACCTCGGCGCGTGGACGCAGCACTTCGGCGCCCGAGCGGGCACCATCGCCGACGAGCTGCGCCTGCGCCTGGCCGAGGCCACGCTCGAGGTCATTCCCGGCGTGGGCTTCCTCTCGGACGACGCGTCGGGCATCGCCGCGGTCGTCAGCGCAGCTCGATCAGCCGACGTCGTGGTGATCTGCGCGGGCGAGCCGAGCGCGCTCTCCGGCGAGGCGGCGTCGCGCAGTGATCTCCGCCTCCCGGGCCGGCAGGAGGAACTCATTCGGGCCGTCGCCGGCACCGGCACGCCGTTCGTCGTCGTGCTCGAGTCTGGCCGTCCTCTCGTCGTCGCGGACTGGATCGACCACGCGCCCGCGGTGCTCGCCGCATGGCACGGTGGGACCGAGGCGCCCGCCGGGATCGTCGACGTGCTCCTCGGCGACGAGGACCCGGCGGGGCGCCTGCCGATGTCGTGGCCGCGATCGGTCGGGCAGATCCCCATCCACTACGCCCACGAGAACACGGGACGCCCGGCCACGACGGGCGGCACCCTCACCGTCGACGAAGCCGACGTGGGACTCCACGGGCCCGACAACCTGCAGGACAAGTACACGTCGAAGTACCTCGACCTCGACCTGGGACCGCAGTTCTCGTTCGGTCACGGCGGGAGTTACGCGGCGTTCGCACACGGCGAGCCGACCGTGTCGGCCGAGCAGGTCGCGCTCGCCGACCTGGACGCCGGCGCCACCGTGACCGTCTCCATCCAGGTCACGAACACGTCGGGACGCACGGGAGACGAGGTGGTGCAGGTGTACGTCGAAGACCTCGTGGCCAGCGTCGCACCGCCGGTCCGCCGCCTCGTCGCGTTCGAGCGCCGCACGCTGGCCCCGAGCGAGACGGCGGCGTTCTCATTCGACATCGGGGTCGATCAGCTCGGGTTCTGGGCGACGGATGCCGCCCAGCCGGCATTCACGGTCGAACCGGGACTCTTCCGG from Agromyces aurantiacus includes these protein-coding regions:
- a CDS encoding glycoside hydrolase family 3 N-terminal domain-containing protein — its product is MSTDRICGLIERMNPAEKLGQLQIVFRPEPHDAAEIVRAGVGSIFWPRSAAATNELQRVAVEETRLGIPVLVGLDVIHGQRTISPVPLAQAAGFDPVLVQELAALAAAEARSGGVTWTFSPMADISRDPRWGRVVEGFGEDVHLTNSMVRAMVRGYQRDGLASPGSVASTAKHYVAYGAPQGGRDYDGVDVSEHQLRNVFLEPFRAAVDEGVTAVMAAFNTVAGVPMHLNRRLLTGVLKNEWGFAGIVVGDADGVRNLLPHRVAADEADAVRLAYEAGLDLEMGGVPAALSDAERSLIDGARLDDAVARVLALKERLGLFDDPYVDEGAEITEPTADGRRLVRRAAARACVLLRNDGTLPLASPRRVLLTGPYADSTDHLGAWTQHFGARAGTIADELRLRLAEATLEVIPGVGFLSDDASGIAAVVSAARSADVVVICAGEPSALSGEAASRSDLRLPGRQEELIRAVAGTGTPFVVVLESGRPLVVADWIDHAPAVLAAWHGGTEAPAGIVDVLLGDEDPAGRLPMSWPRSVGQIPIHYAHENTGRPATTGGTLTVDEADVGLHGPDNLQDKYTSKYLDLDLGPQFSFGHGGSYAAFAHGEPTVSAEQVALADLDAGATVTVSIQVTNTSGRTGDEVVQVYVEDLVASVAPPVRRLVAFERRTLAPSETAAFSFDIGVDQLGFWATDAAQPAFTVEPGLFRLHIGATLATTQPIDLWVR